The Humidesulfovibrio mexicanus genome window below encodes:
- a CDS encoding isoamylase early set domain-containing protein: MPLNKKPSKDKTLCKVDFSLPEEAAAGAKKLFLAGEFNAWKPAPMRKAKGVFTVSLELPAGASYQYRYVTDAGQWLNDTEADCYVFNSFADADNSVVVL; the protein is encoded by the coding sequence ATGCCGCTGAACAAGAAGCCCTCGAAGGACAAGACCCTGTGCAAGGTCGATTTTTCGCTGCCTGAAGAGGCTGCGGCCGGGGCCAAGAAACTCTTCCTGGCCGGGGAGTTCAACGCCTGGAAACCCGCGCCCATGCGCAAGGCCAAGGGAGTGTTCACCGTAAGCCTGGAGCTGCCCGCCGGGGCCAGCTACCAGTACCGCTACGTCACGGACGCGGGCCAATGGCTGAACGACACCGAGGCCGACTGCTACGTGTTCAACAGCTTCGCCGACGCCGACAACTCCGTGGTCGTGCTCTAG